The segment AGGTGCAcagagatatatttatttataaaatgtgttaccaggaagtaatacattgagagttacctctcgttttcaagtatgtcctgggcatatagATGTGAGTGTCCTGAATATCTCATGGAGAGTCACACAGGATCTGATTGAGACAGTCTGAGGTGAGTCACAGGTAGAAGTGGgaagagacagacaggggggagagcaaaGGTCAGAACTTAGCGCCCTAAAATCCCCTGACAGAGAAGCCCACACAGCCAGAACACTCCCCatattaaccacttcagtgcccGAGACCTGCAGAGACAGAATATCCCTCACCCCTAAGCCTTCACTGCCGAGCCCTACATACCAACACAGCGTGGTATATTGTTGTTCTCTGTATACCAGGCATTTTTTAACCCTTCATTTTTTTTCGTATTTAGTTAACCCCTCGTGTCCCGCACCATGGGGAAGAAAGAGGAAtccggtgacagagagacacattaCATCATCCAACCAGGTGACACGGGGACCATGGCATTtatagggtgatcctattaaagcctATGTGGGCAGCTGAtttgtgtaagagggtgatcccatTAAAGAAATATAAAAGGTTACTGGTATGTGttggagcaggggtgcgcaagttTTTTCAGGGGTGcgcagcagttgcagaggctcTTCCCcactgcatttaaattaaatgttgggggatcgcttgaggcctctgcaatgtctcctacctggtctttggcaacgccgcgggtcacgtgacatcacgttgccagtCACGtcaccccgcagtgtcatttgacgccgaacataaggaaggaggggggcgcgaggagGTAAGGAGAGCAGGTgggaaagattgtgcacccctgtttTAGTGGGTGATCATATTGACGTCTATGGGGGTAACTGTGTAAGAGGGTGAAGATAACAACAACAAGAACAACAAcaatttatttcatatagtgcttttctcccactggaactcaaagcgcttcacaattacagcatagtACTATATAGGATTTTTACATTCTATGTATTTGATgtcagagacacagggagataaagtgacttgctcacaatgagctgacactgggatttgaacaaaGGTCCCTGATTTTAGAGTCAGTGCCgttactcactgaaccactccaACATCTATGGGATAACTAGGTGGTCTTATTAAAGCCTGCTGGAGTGAGGACGTGCTGTGATGAGCTTCCAGGTGGGAGTGGAAGTAGCTGGGCTGCGGCCGCTAAGAAAACGAGCGGCTGTGACTTTGGCCGGTCTGCCCGATATTATGGATGCTGGGAATTCGAGAGAAAAGAATGTGACGGATAAATCAGAAGAattgtataaagcagcaaaaCCGAATATATAAACGTGCTCAGCATGGAAATGAAGATCATAAGGCTGCAAAGAGGGCTTGGAAAAGAAAAGGATACGTCTAACAAGGAAACGCTGCAAATTATCCTTGCAAGCCACCTAGAAGAATAAAAGATACTTAAAGAAAAAGGAGCTCAGTGAGACAATAAGTCTTTCCACAGAAGATCTTGTGGAGCTCAGTGAGGAGGAAACAGCTACACTGCCGTGTCATTTCAAAGACGGGGTCCACACGGGGACAAAAGAATGTCACCAACTAAAATGAGAACCTTTCTAAATATCTGTACAACCTGGTCTCTGGATTCAAACAAAGCTATGTCCAGACATCAGCTCCTTTAGCAATATCTCCCCAGTAGGgacttaggcacgttctatagtgccgggcgcgtgctgcgCTGAATAGAACAGCCCTTAGACGCCTGAATGTTGCAGAAAATATTACCTCTGAAATAACGCTGACGGGTTTCTTTGCTTAAAGCGTGTGTACACGTTTGGGAACTATTTGGGAAATAGCATTTtcctaataaatgtgtttttatgtgTTGTAAAGGAAAATGTGCAAGCCCAATAGATTGGATATATAGACAAACAAGAGAGTTTAAACATCGTATTTGAGAGTAAATCCGAATTTTCTGATCGTCGTAAAATCAAAAGAACAACAAGTTTGAATGATGCTGTTATCTGGTAAGAGACAGTTGAAGTGAATAGTGCTAAATTTTGTATCTTTATGTGAGAGAGGGCAGTCAAGTGGAGAATTCACTGAGGGCGACCATAAGGTACAAAAATAATGTCTCCTGGTATGATATACAACATGTAATGATGTTAGTTAAATTGGAAAAATCCAATGATTGTttttgatatagatatatatttatatacagtataccgttGTATATCAGAACACTTAAACCTTCCTTTGGGGCACAAATCCAACTGCAAGACTGTCACATCTAGAGGTAAAGAAAGCCATTGATATAATGAATGATTATGGAGTACCAGTACATATGAGGGATGTGTTATGGTTGTGTTTCCGTGGCAGAATGTGTGTTCGAGCCAACTTTAGAGCTAGGAATATAATTGGCAGAGCTTGGCCGAGGGAAGTGTGTGGGGACACATTATAGTCAATGGAGCATCTTCTGTTGACATGCCCTTTCAGTGAGGAAGTATGGGAAATAATAGCAACGTTTTTAAAGATGCCAACATCTTGTCACTGGAGACTTTTAGATTCCACATTGGAAAGATTCAGTAAGATATCTTTGTGATAAATGCagaatgtatgtatataacatCTAAGCAATGCAAGATGTTTTTTCACAATAAGACAGCTGGTGTTAACATCAAACTCTGTTGTATAATTGACTTACATGTCTAAAAAAGATATTTTATAAAGGTAAGACTGTGCATAATGGCAAAATGTACTGGAAATGTATTGATTTCAGATTTTTGAatggaataataataattagttGACAACGTTTTGCTTGTTTTGTTCTGTTGAAAGTGCCCCAATAAAAGACTTGTATGAAACATTTTAGGCTTACTAATgtatgtaagggggggggggggtcctattAAAGTCTATAAGGATAGCAGAGAGGGGGTGTCTTGATTAAATAGCAAGAGCTGGAGGGCGTTGAATGTCTTACTGCTTTCTGTTTGTCTGTGTATATTAGGGCTGCTGTTATAGGATGGGGTCAAGGAGGGGCCTTTGTATGGGGACATCAAAGGTTTGAATCCCCTGTTAAATCCTCAAAGGGTTTACGGGGTGCGTTATAGGGTCAGATCTGTTTCTTTAATTGCATGGGAAGCTGAGGTTGAATCATATGAAATCCCAAGTCCTGCCCATGAATGTATGTATGATATGCCTGTGAAAGCGCTCAGCCATATAACCCCTTCCCTGATTTGTTTAATGAGCTTCTCACAGTGCAAGGTGTTTAAAGTGTTTGCAAACAATACACAATACAGATTGCTccactttctctccctcaccctctctccctccctctgtcaggAAACTCCatccctctctttttctcccctcttcaCACACCCTCTCCAACACCTTTTCTTCCCCAAGGTCCTCATGCTCTTTCCATCTCTGTTACCCCTAAACACCAACCTCTTTTGTCCCATCCCCTCAttccctctgcccccctcacccTCTAACACATATTTTCTTTCTCCACAGGCCCGGAtgctctctttatctctctcaaATCCCTCACCCCCCGAGGTGTGAACACTTTCTACCCCCTCACACTTTCTCTATCTCCCCTCATACTCTTTCTCTCCcggtcacacacactctctctcctgcatacactctctctctaccccactcacactttctctctctcccctcacacgctctctctcccccatcacactctctctccacttcccccccgcacactctctcttccccctctccccccctcacactctctctctcccctaggTCCGGATACTCTGTCCCCGGGGTGTCGAGAGTTGACGCAGGCAGTACGGATTCAGCAGCGCTCGCTGGAGCAGAGAGTGCAGAACTGTCTGGATGAGCTGCGCCGGCTCTGCGTGCGTGAGGCTGTAAGTTCTATCCCCCCCTGGCTTCCccaccaatcagagagcagtaCCATGGACCAACGCTCAACCTTATTGGCTAAAGCAGTGACACTCTCACTCTTTGTTGCCCCatctctctttttccccctctcACGCTCTTTTCCTAACCCCTTTCTATCTCacgtctcacacactctctctccccctccttcatctctggccctccctctcccccttcctctcactctatcctccttcccctccctctatccccctttcccaccctctaccctctccctctctcccccttcccctccctctatcctccttcctctccctctatcccctctcccactctcccccttcctctccctctctgccccttcctcctctcctctccccatcccaccctctcacctcctCACTGCTCAGGTCAGGTCACCAAACTCCTGCAGTGACCCCTTAATCTttctcctgccagagacctgcactACATCCGCTTCATTAACCTCTCCATTTCCACCCCCAGGAACTGACCGGTGTCCTGCCCAGAGAGTACCCCCTCAAACAAGGGGAGACCCCCCCGAAAGTGCGGAGAAGGGTGGGGGCCGCTTTTTCATTGGATGAGCGAACAATTCTGCCCCggggagaggtgagtgtgagCTCAAGgtgcagtacaggaatagcagaggaggctgcagggcaggataggGGTGCAGTGATAGAGCTGTGTGTGGTGGGTTCAGTACAAAACTAGGAGAAGGGCAGTATTAGGGTGTATTTTGGGATACTCCTAACACCCCTGCATCCTATTGACCCAGATGTCAGCATCTGCCCTTCCCCTGGGAATAGCAGAGACACTGCTACCACTGGGGCGTGTTTGATAGTAATAGAGGTGTGTGTCTGGAAAAACATCCTGTGCTCCACCTGCCATTGTTACACAGCAtaacgtggtgtgtgtgtatgtatatatgtatctgcattatgttattggggggggggggggtatgtatatattggtgtgtgctcatttgcatgtcttagacaggtctgcaaccctgcctttcatcattatcatccagcatacagtgctcctactgcagcaagggattctgggaaatgacatgcaaatgagcacacagtgccaccttttgcttcaaatccattttgacatggacccctataagcgtagatttttttgtgtggcgagtagattttttggtgatttgtcgaccaatatatatatatatatataccccgcattaacatacgcaatgggactggagcatgtatgtaaagtgaaaatgtacttaaagtgaagcactaccttttcccacttatcgatgcatgtactgtactgaaatcgttatatacgtgcataactgatgtaaataacgcatttgtaaaggctctatagtctccccgcttgtgcacagcttcggtacaggtagggagccggtattgctgttcagggcgtgatgacaggcacatgcgcgagctgccgtttgcctattgggcgatatgtacttactcgcgagtgtacttaaagtgagtgtacttaaagcggggtatgcctgtaatatatatatatataatggatacAACagaatggaccacatccaagtccaATACTTGAGCCgcctacgatttgcagatgacacTGTTATTTTtaccacaagtccagaagacctccagcaacaaatcagagaactctCTGAAGCAAGAAAGAAAGGGGCTTGCATATGAATCTCAGCGAGACCAAAGTGatattcaacaaatgtgtcaactctgcaaagatcGAAATAAATGGAATACAACTAGAAGAAGTCAAAGACTACGTTTACCTTGGCcggcaagtaacaatggatgggaaccttgtGAATTAAATTGATAGGAGAATGCAGATGGGATGGGACGCATTTGGAAGAAAGAAGACAATCTTTCAAAGGAACCTTCTACTGTGCTTCAGGAGTGAagtttttgaccagtgtattcttcCTTtactcacatatggatgtgacagccgccaccagtctaagttctttcagaactaaggctgtctcacattttattctggtctgtaactgctacatacgtctataatatatattatctctaactgtgcgtgcaatgtcttgtatataatgtataccctgttcacttaatgtaactgtatctgtaaccatttgtcatcttaactctgtgcccaggacatacttgaaaacgagaggtaactctcaatatattacttcctggtaaaacatttttataaataaataaataaacttggaccctaaatgcaaagataattcggAAGCTTccgacaactcaaagaagtatggagaggtcTATGttgggtattacctgaagagacaggaaaattaatgaatgggtTCAAAACAAGAGTatatgacatcatcacaagggtgaagagattaaaatggcagtgggccggacatatcgcaagaagaaatgaccatcttTGGACAAAAATGGCAagcgactggattccaagggacgTTAAAATACCAAGACAAGGACCaaataagatgggaggatgaaatcagaaaatctgTTGGAACATTATGGAGAAGAGAAGTGTGTAACTGCAATACCTGGAAGATAAtttgggaggccttcatccagcattgGATCGATAAGGGCTAAgaagaagatgatgatgatgatatatatgTCTGTCTGTCCTATCCATCACTCTCTTGACCTGTCCATCAATCACTCTCATCACTTGCATTCACTCCCCCTGCTTGTCAATCACTTGCCTGTCAGCCTTTTGCCTGTCAttcccgcccccgcccccccacacctGTCAGTCACTCACTTGTCATTCAATCCTCCACCAGTAAGTCACTGCCCTGTCATTCATTCCCCCCATCTGTCCGTTACTCTCCCCCGCCCAGGATCCGCTCAGCTATCTGGAGAGGGATTTAGCTCTGCAGCTGCAGATCACGGAGGCTGCGAGGCGTCTCTACCGGGAGGATTCTCTCGCCAAACCAGTCCGGCGGCAGAGGAAGGCAGCACTGAGAGCCGCCGAGCGGAAACTCACCGGGCTGGAGGAGAGGCTAAGCCAGGAGCGCAGCCAAGGACGGGGCGTACGAGGAGacggtgagatggagggggggcgactggtggagagggagaggaaagagcgggggagaaaggaggggctGCAATGCTCTATAGAgagggagtgatgctctgcaggggaagTAGGGTGATGCTCTTTGGGGATAAGGGAGGGTGATTAATGCTCTCCAGGTATGAGGATGAGTGAGCGATGCtctgtgggggaagagagggagaatgaTGCTCtgccaggagagaggggggagtaatgctCTGCGAGGAGATTTATGGGGAGCAATGCTCTGTGGGGAGAAGGCGGTAAAGCAATACTCTGCAGGAAGGAGGGCGAGTTACGCTCTGTGTGAAGAGCGGGGGAGCGAAgctctgcagagagagagtgacgctCTGTCTGTAAAGGAGAgaaagcaatgctctgcaggggagggggaaaactATACTTcggggagagatagagggtgagtgACGCTCTGCATGCGGAGTGCGGGGGTGCAACactgtagggagagggagagcaacaTTTTGCGGGGTGAGGGGAGCGATGATCTGCAGGTTTTTGACTCTGGTCTTCCTCTTTAGACAGCAGTGTATCTGAATCCAGCTCCCTGTCTGATATCACAATACTggaagaaggtgagagagagagaagtggcggaagagagagaggagcggggggggggggggggggagaggggaaaagagagagggaggagcggggaaaagagagagggaggagcgggggaagagggagagagaggagtggggaaagagagaaaatgtaagattgtgggggtggggtggggaggtgagagagaaagggagggtgaAGGTAGAGGGAGGGTGAAGGTAGAGGGAATGTGGAGCACtagagagattggggggaggggggtagtgacATTTGTTGGGCACCGCTATTTCTCGCTCCCTGGTTATGAatgtcccctgctctctcttaCAGATGACACCCAGCGCCTGACCCATGCCACCCCCTCGTCTGTCATCCGGCCTCTCCCTCCACAGACCCTGGAGGGATTGTGTCCCCTGTGGTGCGAGAGTGACCCTGAGAAATCCCCCCTACAGAATAGCCCGTGGATGGAATCCAGTCTGGATCTGCCCTATGAGAAGCCCAGGAGGGGGGCGTGTGACTCAGAGAGCAACAGCAGGTGACACAGTAACAAGTGACATCCAGTGTGTCCATCCCCATGCAGGGTAAGGCTGGtgccatggtactgcagaccgtgcggaggcgaACAGACTGcgctaaggccagggaaagcccccgctttccctcagcctccgcacgggagaaggcaccatggccccagcctaacacagtgacacagacagaggggagctaTGGGACAGGAATCTGTCTCTCTAtgaagggtgacacaggcagaaagAACCTATTGGACATGGAGTTTGTCCCTCCTCCTTCAGAGTGACACAGACTGTAGGAAGCTATGGGACAtcagtgtgacacagacagaagaggAGCTACTGTATAGGATATGTAGTCTGTCCAtcgccccgcagggtgacacagacagaacggGAACGAAGGAACATAGTCTGTCcctcccattgcagggtgacacagtgacacggacagaaGGTACCTTTGACCCACCTAACGTGACCTCTCTCCTGTAGCAGTCCCACTGCCACCCCCATACCCAGTCCCCAAGAAGCACCCGTAGGAGGTGGCCGTCTTAACTGCACCTCGGCGAATATAGTGACACTGAGTATGCACAGCACTCCTGAAACCAGCAGCAAGAGGGGGATCTCCCCGTCTATGAGGTGAGAGCGTTATACAGAGAGAATTCCTCCGGTGTTATATAGAGGGAAAGACATGACCTGTCTGCGGGATTTCATTATTAGTATACGTCTCTTCCCTGTTTGGCTTTTTTTTAATAGCCCTTGAATAAATCCCCCATTATCATTACAGTAACCTTCCCAATATCAGGATTATGTCCGGGCCTAATGCACGCCCCAGTCTCACATACAGGGATTGTCCTGAGCACCCCTTGGTTATTGGGATACATCTCTACCTTTTTAATAACTTTTTTGAAATAACCCCTCATATATAAATCCCTCATTATCAACAGGATAAATGTCTCTGatcaggatccccccccccccggtgttaTATTTAGGGAACATCCTGACCTTAGTCTGCTTGAATTTAATCATTGGGATACGTCTCTTTATATTGTTTCATTTTTAATAACCCCAACATAAAGCTCCAATTATTAGGGTAAACGTTCAAAAATCAGGATCCTTTAAGGGTTTTATAAACACTCTGGTGTTATATAGAGGGAATGCCCTGACCTCTATCTGCGGGATTTAATCATTAGGATTATACGAGGGTTTTATTTAACACACTGTTATTTGATGCCCCGCAGGGTGCAGAGTGCGCAGGACCTGTCCGAGCTTCGGGGTCGCTCCTCCTGCCGGCGTGCGACCAGCTTCGCTGTCCCGTTCAGTCCTATATACAACCTGACCAATCCTATATACAACCTGACCAATCCTATATACTTCTCTTCCGACAATCACTCTGATTCATCCAGCCCGCCCCCCTCCTACAAGCTGACCTTCTGCCCCGTTGCCCCGCAGGAGGAGGGGCTTAGTATGACCCGTGCGCCCTCCCTCAAGGAGCATGCTGGGAGGGGAGGACCCTCGAGGTCAGAGGTCACGGAGGAGCTGCAGTGGTGGCATGTCAGGGCGCGGATGAGAGGGGGTGATGTTCTGCGGCCGAGGTCGCTGGACAGGCAGGGGGCAATAAGGCTGCGCAGCGGGGCATCCCAGAGTCAGCTGTTCCGCTCAAAGACGCAGAGAGTGCCGGTAATGTACTGTCTCATTAAGGGGTTTCTGGGGGGTCGggcctatatatatatgtcacacacacagatatagccCAAACTATTGCAACCCATGGTGCGCCCCCTTCTTGCTCACGGTTCATTGAAAACAGTGGCTgcttctccgtgtgtgtgtgtgtgtatgtgtgtatatatatatatatatacaaatataactgtatgctcatctgcatgtcttaggcaggtctgcaaccccacctttccccattatcacccagcatacagcacttccactgcagcaagggatactgggaaatgacatgcaaatgagcacacagtgtcactcaccataacttaactcagtattatatatatatatatatatatatatatatatatatatatatatatatatatatatatagtggttgacaaatcaccaaaaaaatctactcgccacacaaaaaaatctactcgcccggggcgagcaaatgtataggtttgtcgaacactgtatatatacacacacacacacacacacacacacacacacatacggagAAGcaggttggcccatcctttagcttctttgcatagccagttaatcaaccccacactgatgagacccattaaggtagaaacggctgtctgtgggtgggttttctgggtatgcaccttaaccctggctgtgctcaaagctgtgaccatgcagcaagcttaagcctatagggaaccatgttaaaaatggtttttgaagcaaaaagtggcactgtgtgctcatttgcatgtcatttcccagaatcccttgctgcagtggaagtgctgtatgctgggtgataatggggaaaggcggggttgcagacctgtctaagacatgcagatgagcacacagtaatatttacatttatatatatatatatatatatatatatatatatatatatatatacctaatactgaagaactcatttattgtgctctatatatatatatgtgtgtgtgtgtgtatgtttctcagtgtttgcatgtatgtatatgtgcaacAGCAGTGTTTGTGTAATATATACAAGTGTGTACTCTAGGTCATCTCCTGTATAGACATATCCCTGCTGTTTCATGCTGAGGCCTGCACTGCACCCTCACCACCACTGACACCTCACCCtgcagggaggtgtgtgtgtgtgtgtgtgtgtgtgtgtgtgtgtgtgtgtgtgtgtgtgtgtgtgtgtgtgtgtgtgtgtgtgtgtgtgtgtgtgtgtgtgtgtgtgtgtgtgtgtgtgtgtgtgtgtgtgtgtgtgtgtgtgtgcgcgcgcgcgcgcactggGAAAAGTGCATAGAAGTTCCACAAATAAAGGGTGATGAAGGTCTGATTTTTGAGGAGGAtatctaaattagatttgtttacattagaaattaGCTAtctaagatgggatatgataactatatacaaatatattccggGTCAATACACAGAACTTTCAAGGGAACTATACattccaaggacagtacaaacgaCACTGGGTCATCCCTTGAGATTGCTACTGTATACATCTCAAGTAAAACTACACCTCGAACATGGATTACATTTTTGGGCAAACAATGTCTTCATAGTgtaggtctcctctaagacagagatatATAAAgttgagctctactcacaagttaaTAATggaattctccatttaatgtggcaGCCAAGAACAGAACCTGGTGAaaagtccatatgggacctgagacgttgtctttccactgttcttggctgccacattaggcctcggccatgtttactgcTTGCTGGCAGAAGCGTGCTGacacgcgctcccgctcagcaatgagcccctacagccgcaattagagcggctttagtaggggctcacctgcgcttccgcgcgcttgcggaagcgcaggtcttaggggaatttaaaattcccccgcttgccggcgcgacaggccggtcacgtgagcggttcgcccaatgagggcgaaccagcttcgtgacgtcactggcccgccccctgacggcgcgtgcggtaagcaaccgccaTGCCAgggaagcacccgctttccctgagcctcagcgcgcctcagcgagcaagcaaggagcctggactcagccttagatggAGAATTgtattatgaacttgtgagtagagctctatgtatctctgtcctaCAGGAGACCTGTAATTTGaagaatgtgtttgtgtgtgttgtgttggcgacacaagcaggattctcctcgcctgaaacggttcccccgcactttggaattgtt is part of the Ascaphus truei isolate aAscTru1 chromosome 9, aAscTru1.hap1, whole genome shotgun sequence genome and harbors:
- the INAVA gene encoding innate immunity activator protein isoform X1, with translation MGKKEESGDRETHYIIQPGPDALFISLKSLTPRGPDTLSPGCRELTQAVRIQQRSLEQRVQNCLDELRRLCVREAELTGVLPREYPLKQGETPPKVRRRVGAAFSLDERTILPRGEDPLSYLERDLALQLQITEAARRLYREDSLAKPVRRQRKAALRAAERKLTGLEERLSQERSQGRGVRGDDSSVSESSSLSDITILEEDDTQRLTHATPSSVIRPLPPQTLEGLCPLWCESDPEKSPLQNSPWMESSLDLPYEKPRRGACDSESNSSSPTATPIPSPQEAPVGGGRLNCTSANIVTLSMHSTPETSSKRGISPSMRVQSAQDLSELRGRSSCRRATSFAVPFSPIYNLTNPIYNLTNPIYFSSDNHSDSSSPPPSYKLTFCPVAPQEEGLSMTRAPSLKEHAGRGGPSRSEVTEELQWWHVRARMRGGDVLRPRSLDRQGAIRLRSGASQSQLFRSKTQRVPLPPRQVLRRTAEGTPLQWYDPDEAQIISQV
- the INAVA gene encoding innate immunity activator protein isoform X3 yields the protein MGKKEESGDRETHYIIQPGPDALFISLKSLTPRGPDTLSPGCRELTQAVRIQQRSLEQRVQNCLDELRRLCVREAELTGVLPREYPLKQGETPPKVRRRVGAAFSLDERTILPRGEDPLSYLERDLALQLQITEAARRLYREDSLAKPVRRQRKAALRAAERKLTGLEERLSQERSQGRGVRGDDDTQRLTHATPSSVIRPLPPQTLEGLCPLWCESDPEKSPLQNSPWMESSLDLPYEKPRRGACDSESNSSSPTATPIPSPQEAPVGGGRLNCTSANIVTLSMHSTPETSSKRGISPSMRVQSAQDLSELRGRSSCRRATSFAVPFSPIYNLTNPIYNLTNPIYFSSDNHSDSSSPPPSYKLTFCPVAPQEEGLSMTRAPSLKEHAGRGGPSRSEVTEELQWWHVRARMRGGDVLRPRSLDRQGAIRLRSGASQSQLFRSKTQRVPLPPRQVLRRTAEGTPLQWYDPDEAQIISQV
- the INAVA gene encoding innate immunity activator protein isoform X2, which gives rise to MGKKEESGDRETHYIIQPGPDTLSPGCRELTQAVRIQQRSLEQRVQNCLDELRRLCVREAELTGVLPREYPLKQGETPPKVRRRVGAAFSLDERTILPRGEDPLSYLERDLALQLQITEAARRLYREDSLAKPVRRQRKAALRAAERKLTGLEERLSQERSQGRGVRGDDSSVSESSSLSDITILEEDDTQRLTHATPSSVIRPLPPQTLEGLCPLWCESDPEKSPLQNSPWMESSLDLPYEKPRRGACDSESNSSSPTATPIPSPQEAPVGGGRLNCTSANIVTLSMHSTPETSSKRGISPSMRVQSAQDLSELRGRSSCRRATSFAVPFSPIYNLTNPIYNLTNPIYFSSDNHSDSSSPPPSYKLTFCPVAPQEEGLSMTRAPSLKEHAGRGGPSRSEVTEELQWWHVRARMRGGDVLRPRSLDRQGAIRLRSGASQSQLFRSKTQRVPLPPRQVLRRTAEGTPLQWYDPDEAQIISQV